A region of the Stieleria neptunia genome:
TCAGTCAACCGATGCCTACGCGGATCTGGTCGACCGGCTGTTGAATTCACCACGCTTCGGCGAGCGGATGGCGATCTATTGGTTGGACCTGGTGCGATACGCCGATACCGTCGGCTACCACGGCGACCAGAACGTGTCTCAATCGCCCTATCGCGATTACGTGATCAACGCCTTTAACGACAACTTGCCGTATGACCGTTTCGTCCGCGAACAGCTTGCCGGTGACCTGCTTCCCGATGCGACACTCGATCAACAAGTGGCGTCGGGCTACAACCGGCTGAACCAGACGACCGAAGAAGGCGGATCGCAGGCGAAAGAGTATTTGGCGATCTACTTTGCCGATCGTGTTCGAAACGTTTCCCAAGTCTTCATGGGCGCGACGATGGGTTGTGCCCAGTGCCACGATCACAAGTACGACCCCTACACGACGCGCGATTTCTACTCGCTGGGAGCGTTCTTTGCCGATTTGGACGAGCGCGGCGTCTATGGGGCGCGCAGCCGACCGCCGATGATCCGCGTCCCCGGTGACAGGCTGCAGGCGGAACTGGCGGACATGGATCGCCAAATCGAGGTGCTCCGCGCGGAAATCAATCCGCTGCGTCAATCGCTGATCGCCGCCCAGGACCAGTGGGAAGCCGACGTGATCGACCGGATCGATGACCGGCAAGAAACCGAAACGATCTGGATCGACGACGCGCTTGCACTGAGCGCCAACCAGAGCGGGGATTGGCAGTTTGTTGCCCGCGACAAAGCACCGGTTCATCGCGGCGACACGTCTCGAAAACAGCAGAGCAAGGGGCTGACCCAACACCTGTTCGACAACGCCAAGCAGCCCTTTGTCGTCACCAAAGACGCTCGGTTTTACTGTTGGGTCCATCTGGATCCCCAAAATCCCCCGGCGGCGATCATGCTGCAACTGAACGACGGCGACTGGACGCACCGCAAGGTCTGGGGCAGCGATGACATCAGCTATGGTCGACAGCAAGAGAGCTACGCCGGCTATCGGCGCGGCGGGGATCTTCCCGCGACGGGCCAGTGGGTGCGACTGGAAGCGACCGCAGAGGAAGTCGGGTTGGGTGAAGGGGCCAAGGTCAACGGGATGGCGTTCACCCAATTCGGCGGTCTGGTTCACTGGGACGATTGCGGCGTGATCACCGCCGGCGGAATTCCCGCCGAAGTCGCCGAAGCCTTGCGTCTCGACCCAGGCCAGCGGTCGGATCAACAGCGTCAAGCGATCACCGATCACTACGTGGCGGAATCCGAGGAGATGATTTCGCTGCAAAACCAGATTCGGCAATTGGAAACGCGCCGCAAGGCGAAATACGAAACGGCGCCCGAAACCGTCGTCTCGCGGAGCGTCTCCCCGCGAACGATCCGAATCTTGCCCCGCGGCAACTGGATGGACGATTCCGGTGACGTGGTCACTCCGGCGATCCCGGCATTTTTGGGGACGTTGGACAGCGGCGATGCGCGACCGACGCGGCTTGATTTGGCGAACTGGTTGTGCCGTGACGACAACCCGCTGACCGCACGAACGATGGTCAACCGGTTGTGGAGCCTGTTGTTTGGACGGGGGATCTGTGCCAGCGTGGATGACTTTGGCGGGCAGGGGACGTATCCGTCGTATCCGGATCTGTTGGACGCCCTGGCGATCGATTTCATCCAGTCGGGCTGGGACGTCAAACACGTGATGCGATCGATCGCGAACAGCCAGGCGTACCGGCGTTCGTCCACGCCGACTGCGGAACTGTCGCAACGCGATCCGTACAACGATCTGTTCGCCCGGCAGGGACGCTTTACGGTGGATGCCGAAGTGGTCCGTGACGGGGCGCTCGCGATCAGCGGTCTGTTGGTCGAATCCATCGGCGGGCCGAGCGTTCGTCCGTACCAACCGGCGGGCTATTATGCACAACTCAATTTCCCACGCCGCAACTACGTGGCCGACGAGGGATCCAACCAGTACCGTCGCGGGCTGTACACGCACTGGCAGCGGACGTTCCTGCACCCGATGCTCAAAGCCTTTGACGCGCCCAGCCGCGAAGAATGCACGGCGCAGCGGGCGCGGTCGAACACACCGCTGCAGGCGCTGGTGTTGCTCAACGATCCGACCTTTGTCGAAGCGGCACGGGTGTTTGCCGAGCGGATCATGCGTGAAGGCGGCCAAGACGTCGACCAGCGACTGCAATGGGCTTACCGGAACGCCGTCTCGCGTGCCGCGCCGGCGGAGATTGTCGAACCCCTGGCGGCCGTGTTCCGCGATCACCTGGATCACTACCGGGCCAACGTCGACGACGCGGGGAAATTGATCGCCCACGGCGAAGCACCGGTCCCCAGCGATCTGGATGTGGCCGAATTGGCCGCCTGGACCAGTGTGGCCCGTGTGATCCTGAACCTACACGAAACCATTACGCGCTACTGAGACCGCGATGAATCCTGAATCCAATTCTCTGCACCGGCGACTCGCACGTCGGACGTTTCTGCGCCGCACCGGAATCGGTTCGGTCGCGTTGGCGTCCCTGTTGAAATCAGACTTGGCGGGCGCGGTATCGGCATCCGCTGCGGCGTCGTCCGGCGCGAGCGCCTTTGAAGGCATCCTGGCCCGCCCGCATCATGCCCCGCGCGTCAAACGTGTGATCCATCTGTGCATGGCCGGCGGCCCCAGCCATTTGGAAACGTTCGACTACAAACCGGTCTTGGCGGAGATGGACGGCAAACCGATGCCGGATTCGATCACGGCGGGACAGCCGATCGCGCAGTTGCAGGGCAAAGAGCTGAAGGTGATGGGGCCGCAGCACAAGTTCATCGCCCGCGGCGAAAGCGGATTGATGATATCCGACGTGTTCAAGCACATCGGCGGCTTGGCCGATGAGATGTGTGTCATCAAATCGATGCACACCGAACAGATCAACCACGACCCCGCGCACACGTTTTTTAATACCGGAACGGCGATCAGTGGGCGACCCTCGATGGGTTCGTGGGTGCTGTACGGGCTGGGAAGCGAAACGGAGAATCTGCCGGGGTTCATCGTGCTGACCAGTGAAGGCGGGGGGCAGAGTCAACCGATCAGTTCGCGGCAGTGGCACTCGGGTTTTTTGCCCAGTCGTTACCAAGGTGTCCAGATGCACGCCAGCGGAAACCCGGTCCACTATGTCGGCAATCCGGCGGGGGTCAGCCGTGATCAACAGCGGGACATCGTCGATGCGGTTTCGCGGATCAACCAGATTCGAAACGACGAGCTCAACGATCCCGAAATCGCTACGCGGTTGGCGGGTTATGAAATGGCGTTCCGGATGCAGGCTTCGGTGCCCGAGTTGACCGACATGTCCGGCGAGACGCAGCAAGTGATCGACCAATACGGTTGCACGCCGGGCGACGGTTCGTTCGCCAGCAATTGTTTGCTCGCCCGCCGGTTGGCCGAACGCGGCGTGCGATTTATCCAACTGTACCATCGCGGCTGGGACCACCACGGGGGCGTCAAGGCGGGGGTGGCCAAGACGGCGGGACTGGTGGATCGAGGCACCGCGGCCCTGGTCTGGGATCTGAAGCAACGCGGCATGTTGGACGAAACGCTGATCGTCTGGGGTGGTGAATTCGGCCGCACTCCGATGGCCCAAGGCAGCGGACGCGATCACCACATCAAAGGGTTTTCGATGTGGCTGGCCGGCGGCGGTGTCCGCGGCGGCACGAGCTATGGAGCGACCGATGAATTCGGGTACAACGCGGTGGAGAACAAAGTCCACGTGCGAGACTTTCACGCCACGATGCTGCACCTGTTGGGCATCGATCACATGCGGCTGAGTTTCAAGTTTCAAGGCCTGGATTTTCGCCTGACCGGTGTGGAAGAAGCCCACGTGGTGCGCGAGCTGTTGGCGTAGCCAGTGGCGTAAGCTTCCAGCTTGCGTGTGGCGTAAGCTTCCAGCTTGCGAGGCAAGCAGAATGCTTGCCCCACTTCAGACCAACGACCGCGCGTAGCTCAAGAAGAACAGGACCATGTGCAGGGGCAACGTGCCGATGGCGGCGTAACGAAAGCGGCGTCGCGAGAACAGGCCGATGATCGACAAGACCGTTCCGAGCACGGCGACCAAGGCACCTCCGGCGGGAAACCACCAGGCGCCCAGGGCGGCAAACAGGAGCACGATGACTGCGGCCGACGAGGCGCCCATGGCGGTGTAGAGGAACGGCCCGTACTCTCCATAGGCTGCCTCGCCCGAGAGCGTCGGCGTCTTGACCGGTTCGGACGGCGTTGTCAGCTCCGGCGGGTCGACACGGAACGGCGATCCGACGCGGACCGGTGCTTCCGATGCGGCACCCGCCACCGATGCCGCGCCCGCCATCGTCCGCTCGGCCGCCCCATCGGTCGTTGTCGGTTCGACAAGCTTGGCAACAAACGGGGCGGTTCCGGTTTCCGACGGATCGGAGTTTTCGGTCGGCCCGGGCTGGTCGTGCGAAGGTGAGGCGTCGTCGGTTCGATTCATGGACGATGTTACTGGGGTGTCGGCGTTGGAGTTTCCCGAACCGATCTCGCTCGTGGGCACCAGAAAGCAACTATTCTAATGGATCTTCCCGGCGGACAGATAGCCATTGAGTTGACGTATTGGATGATGTGTCGATATTAGGTTTGTCGTGCCCCTCCGCAACCGTATCGTTTCTACCCGATTTAGATTTCATGACATTCCAGCTTTGCAGTTCTTTGTGGTGCCGCCAGACGGTTCGAGACGGGCATGGCGGAATCCGTTCGTTGCGATCACGTGTCGGCATGATCGCGCTGCTGGCGGGCGTGGTCGGGCTGACAAACGTGGTCGGGCTGAGGGGGCTGGGCATCCGGACGGTTCGGGCGGCGGATGTTGAAACGGCTCGGCCGTTACCGCCGGAGATTGCCCAGGCGTCCCAAGAGCCGATCGAGGCGATGTCGGCCATCCGGATCCCCGAAGGCTGGACGATCAGCCTGTGGGCCGCCGAACCGGATGTCGCCAACGTCGTGGCCTTTGACATCGATCGACAAGGACATCTTTATGCGTGCGAGACGTTTCGACAGAATCGCGGCGTGACCGACAATCGCGGCCACGACCAACAGTGGCTGATGGCCGATCTGGCGTCCAGGACGGTTCAGGATCGCATCGATTACCACAAGCGTCTGTTGGGGGAGGCGGCGGTGACGTACACCCAGCACGACGACCGGATTCGACGGCTGTCCGATACCGACGGTGACGGGCGGGCCGACAAGAGCGTGGTGCTGGCCAGCGGATTCCATCAATTGGAAGAAGGCACCGGCGCCGGCGTCTTGGCCGTCGACGGCGACGTTTACTACACCTGCATCCCGAAGCTTTGGAAACTGGTCGACCAAGACGGTGACGGCAAGGCGGACGAACGCGTCGTGCTGTCGGACGGTTATGGCGTCCGCGTCGCGTTTCGCGGCCACGATCTGCACGGGCTAATTCGTGGCTACGACGGGCGGTTGTACTTCACGATCGGAGACCGCGGCTACCACCTGCGAACGGCCGAGGGCGAGGTCTTGTCCGACCCCGCCAGCGGCGCGGTGTTCCGCTGCGAACTCGATGGCACCGGGTTAGAAGTGTTCGCGCGTGGGTTGCGAAACCCACAGGAACTGGCGTTCAACGATCGTGGCGATTGGTTTACCGTCGACAACAACAGCGACAGTGGCGACCAGGCCCGCATCGTGCACCTGTTGCAAGACGGCGACACCGGCTGGCGGATGTATTACCAATACCTCAGCGACCGTGGCCCGTTCAATCGCGAGAAAATCTGGCAGCCGGTCAACCCCGACCAACCCGCGTCGATCATCCCCCCGGTCGCCAATTTCACCGACGGGCCGAGCGGTTTGGCGTACTACCCCGGCACCGGATTCGGCGACCAACTCGACGACACCTTTTTGATTTGCGATTTCCGTGGCGGCCCCAGCAACAGCGGCATTCGAACCTTCAACGTCGAACCGGCCGGGGCGACGTACAAGTTGGTCGCCGACGATCAACCGATTTGGACGTGCCTGGCCACCGACGTCGCGTTCGGTCCCGATGGCGCGTTGTACGTCAGCGATTGGGTCGACGGGTGGGACGGTCTGGGCAAGGCTCGGATCTATCGCATCAGTGACCCCGACCACGCCGACGATCCCATCGTCGCGGACGTGCAGCAGCGACTTGCCGGCGACTGGGATGCGTTGTCGCCGCAAACGCTGGCCGGTTTGATCGGACACGCCGATCGACGGATTCGACTGCAGAGCCAATGGGCACTGGCGTCACGCGGCGCAACCGACACGCTGGCCGCGATCGCGGCGGATGCCGACGCATCGCCCAAGGCGCGTTTGCACGCGGCGTGGGGGTTGGGCCAAATCGCTCGTCACAGCGCGTCCAGCGACGCTCCCGACGCCGCGGCCAAACAGGCGTTGATCAAATTGATCGCCGACGCCGATGCAGATCTGTCTGCCGCGGCGCTGGCGATCGTCGGCGAACAGGGCTGGACCGGCGCTTCCCAAGCCGCTCAAACGGCGCTCAACAGCGAGAACCCCCGCGTCCGATACGCCGCAATCGACGCACTCGGGCGGCTGAAAGACGCTTCGGCAATCGAAGCCGTCTTGACCCAGGCGGGAACCGTCGACGCCAAAGATCCCGCGATCCGCCACGCGGCGTCGATGTATTTGGCGCGGGCCGTCAAAGCGGATCGGATTGCCATTCTGGCCAAGCACCCCAATGCCACGGTGCGTCTGTCGGGCGTCATCGCCTTGAGAAGGCTGGCCAGCGGATCGGTCGGGAAATTCCTGCACGATCCCGATCCCCGCGTGGTGTTGGAGGCCGCACGAGCGATCCACGACAAACCGATCGAGTTTGCAACCGCCGCGCTGGCGGAATTGATCCAACAACCGCTGGAATCCGAAGCCCTGGCCCGACGCGTCCTGAACGCCAATTACCGCATCGGCAGCGCCGAGTCGGCCAACGCGATCGCAACCTACGCGACACGCTCCGAAGCAAGCGAAGCGATGCGGATCGAAGCGATCGAGATGCTCGGCGATTGGAGCACGCCGGGGCCGCTGGACCGCGTCTTGGGGGATTACCGCCCGCTGGACAAACGCGACGCCGCATTGGCCGCCGCCGCCCTGGAACCACAGATCGATCTGTTGATGGTCGCTCCGGAAAACGTGCGACTGCGAGCGATCGAAGTGGCTGCGTCGTTGGGAATTAAAAAAATCGCCGGTGCGCTGGTCGACCAAGTCGCCGAAACCAGACGCAGTTCCGACGCGCGGGCGCGGGCCCTCGTGGCGCTGGCGCGTCTAGACGCATCCAGCGCCGTCCGGCTGGCCGAATCGATTCCCGTTGACAACGCGCGCGGCCCATTGGGACTGGCCAGTCTGTCCGTGTTGGCCGATCACGCCGCGGAAAAATCCATCGACCGCTTCGTCACGTCCACCTCCAATGCCGACACCCGAATGCGACAACAGGCATGGGACATCCTGGCCGAGCTGAAAAGCCCCAAGGCGGACGCGGCGATTCGCCAAGCGGTCGACCAATACCTCGACGGCAGTCTCGATGCACGCGTGCAATTGAACGTGATCGAAGCAGCCAAGGGCCGATTGGACGATGCCCGGCAAAAGCGTTTGGACGAGTACCGAACCGAAGTGGCCCAATCGCAACCGCTGGGGAAATGGCTGGATTCGCTTTCCGGAGGCGACCCCGAGCGGGGCGCCGCGTTGTTCTTTGGAAAAACCGAACTGTCCTGCGTCCGCTGCCACAAAGTCGATCGCGCCGGTGGTGAGGTGGGACCCAATTTGACCGTGATCGGGAAGGAGCGTGACGCCCGCTACCTGCTCGAATCGATCTGTCTGCCCGATGCGAAAATTGCCAAGGGATTCGAAACGGCGGTCATCGTGGATCTGGACGGTCGTGTCCACAGCGGCATCGTCAAATCCGAAAACGACGACGTGGTCGAATTGATTCTCGCCGATGGCAGCCAACAACGGATCCTGCAAGACGACATCGAAGTGCGACGCAAAGGCAACTCGTCGATGCCGGCCGACCTGACCAAGCACCTGACAGCCAGAGAATTGCGTGACCTGGTCGCCTATCTCGCCAGTTTGCAAGTCGATCCACGATCGGCCACGGACGTGGAATGAAACGAGGGATGGCAGAATGATTCGGGGCAGAATGATGGGGCTTGCGGGCTGTCGGTTTTGTGAGCCGCGACGCGTAAGCGGCCGGGCACTGCGACGAAAGCCCGAGGCCTTACGGCCAGCGGCTCACCATTAACTCAGCAGAACCCGACTCAATCGACAGCCCGCTTGCGCTGTTCTGCTGCGCTCAACGAGACGTTGACAGCGCATTAATCTTCCTGCGTCGGCTCGTCGACCAAACGGATCACTTCGATTCGAGAGTTGGCTTCGGCGATCATCAGGAAACGATCGTCGGGACTGAACTCGACCGCCACGACGTTTTCTTTGCGCGGTTGCAGGGCGATCAGTTCCAGCCCGCTGTGCGTGTCCCAAATGCGGATGACTCGATCGGAGCCGACCGTCACGATCCGGTCCCCGCTGATCGAAGCGGTCACGCGGGTCACGGGGCTGCTGCTGACCAGCAAGCGTTGCCCCAGCCGGGGCGGTTGCGAGTTCGGGACGACGTTTGGCGATGCGGCAACCAATGGAAACGCGGGCTGGCCGGCCGTTGTTGAAGCGGTCGTCGAATCGGTCGTCAGATCTTCATCACGCACGTCACCTGGATTCCAAATCGCACAACTGCCGTCGTCACCGACGGTCGCCAGCTGATTCCGATCGGCCAGCCAAACCAGGTCGTTGACCGAACTCGGATGCGCCTTCCAGACCTGCACCGGCGCGTCCGCCCACCGCCATTGGCCATCGGCCGTTCGCAGCAGCGTCGCATAGAACACTCGCCCGGCCTTGGTGCATCCGAAGATCCGATCACCCGACGGAGCCACCTTCAGTCGAGAAATGCCTCCGAGCCGGGGCAACACCAGTTCCTGCGGGGGTGCGTCGGTGGTCAAGTCGTACAGCAGCAGACTTTCTTCGCGAATCGTTGAATTGCGATTCGGATTCGCTTTGGCAGCTTCGTTGGAAAGTTTGATCTCTTGAGAGAAGGACGCGACCAGATGTTGCGAATCGATCAGGCTGACGGCGGTCAACGCGGCGCGTCGCTCGACGTCGATCGACCGTCGGGCGACGAAATCGGTTCTTCCGGCTTCAAACACGAAGAGGGTGCCTCGGGTATGGACGGCGAAGCGGGGTGGTCCCGGATCCGTCGGCCGGACGTCGCCACGAAGCGGCATGCTGCCGATCCCGCGTACTCCGCGGGCACGCCGCATTTCAACATCCAACTTGTGTTTGCCCAGCGAGTGGGTTTTGTAAAGCAGGTTCCGTTGGCGTTTTGTCGCGGAGACTGTGACGGCAATTTGCCGTGGCGAAATCCAACTGGCGTCCACCAGCGTGCGTTCGGAAACATGCAGCGTTCCGATCGCGTCGTGGCCATCGTTGGACCACAACCGCACCTTGCCGTCGTCGCTGGCGGTGACGAGAAATGGTTCGCAAAAACGATACTTCGGCTCGCCGGATTTCGGTTGATCGACCAGTTTATGACAGGGGGCAAGGTAAAGCACATCGCCCACCGTGTTCTCGTGCCCCTGGTAATCGCGAAAGTGTCGAATCGTGAACGATTCCGCGGGCGGGACAGCGTGCGGGACAGCGGGATCGACCGCTGACGTGTTTTCCGGCGACACGGCAGCCGTGCCCGTACTCGTGGTCGGTTCGGACTCAGGCGCCGCCGCGGACTCTGTCGCGGAGTCCGTGGCGGTGGTGATCTCTGTCAGCAACCAGCGAGAAACGTTGCCATCTCGACCGCCGACGATCAGCTCGTCTCCGTCGGGAGAAAAACGAACTTGCCAGGCCCCTCGTTGACTGGCCTGGAACTGACTCGGCGGATGCCTCAGCGGCATGCGCAAATCCTTCAGATAGGTCATACCGATGTCATCGCACCAAGCGATCCGATGCGTTTCGGCGTGAAAGTCCAGCCCACGCATGCCCAGCCCACGCCAAAGCAATCCTTCATGGTGGAACCCTTCGGGGGTGGACCCCCAAAGTTCCACAAACCCCATGGACCCCATCGGCGATTCGAAACGTCCTCGCGTTGAGACGAACCTGCCGTCCTCGGTGAAACGCAGTCCGGTGATCGCCGGCCGGTCGGGCCAGTCGCGTTGAAACGTGTGGATCAACTCCCCCGCATCATTTCGCTGTAACAAGACCAACCAGCTGTGCTCATCGACGGCGCGCGCTCCGGTGCTGGTCGACCCGCCGCCGACCAACAATTGATTTGAATCGGGGGAAAAGGCAATCGCATGACCGCGTCGCCGCTTGGGCAGCGCGATCCGTTGGTCTTGTTCGTTTTCCTCCAGATCCCAAACCGTCACGGCCCCGTCTCGATCAATCCAGCACAACCATTTTTCGTCCGGGCTGACGGTTAACGCGTGGACCGAGTCCGTCGATCGCACCAGAATCTGTGGGGGACCGAGCCCACGTCGCTTGTCTTGGTCGGCGTTGAAGAACTCTCGATCGGTCGGCAATTTCCATTTCAAAATCGTCCCGTCGCCGCAGGCGGCAAACATCCATTGGTGTCGACGCGAAACCGCCAACGCATGAATCGCCGACGCCGAGTTGACGCCCGGGACATCGGCGTTGAGTACGGTCGAGGGAGAGTGGGAAATGAGATCGAGCAGCCGCCATTCCCACTTTCGCATCGAAATGGGAATGCTCCGCATGAGTTCCAACCCGCGGGTGCGGTCGCCTTCGGCCAGCTCATGCGACGCCCTGGACAGTTCGACCATGTGGCGGTGCAGCAGCAACGCCTCGCGCTCCGCCTCGCTTTGTTTGTGTTTCAGAACCAATCGGTTGGCACGATCGCTCAGTTGCATGTGTCGCACCTGGGCGACCAGGATTCCCATCAGCAACACCAGAACCACCGGAATTCCCATCGCCAACAACGCATAGGCGGGATGAAGTCGCCCCCAAACCCAGACGTTTTCCAGCAGCGACACCTTGCGTGCCAAGATCGGCTCTCGCCGGCGGAACCGCTGCAAATCATCGCGGAGGTCGGCGGCCGATCGGTAGCGTGCGGTGGGGGATTTCGCCAAGCAACGCAGGGTGATCGTTTCCAGATCACGAGGGATCGCCGCGCGGCGGCTCCGCGGGGGCGTCGGAATCGCCGTCTTGTTCGCCTGCAGCACCTCGCGTGCTTTGCCGACAAACGGCGGCGTTCCGACCAGCATCTCGTACAGGATCGTTCCCAACGCATACAGATCCGTCGCCGGCTGGTTGGCGTTTTCAGCGCCTTCGGCCTGCTCGGGACTCATGTAAGCCGGCGTCCCCAGGACGGTGCCCTCGGTGGTCAATCCGGACGAAAACTGCGGGTAGCTGGCCAGGCCGAAATCGAGAACCATGGGACGGTTCTGGTTCAGCATCACGTTGGCGGGTTTGAGGTCGCGATGCACGATGCCATGGTCGTGGGCACAGGCGACCGCGTCGGCGATTTGCGCCATCCAGTCCGCCGCTTGGTCAAAATCCAGCGGACCGTGATCTTTCAGGTACCGGGCCAGCGAAGGTCCATCGATCCACTGTTGGATCAAAATCGGCAAACCGTCCTCGATCAGGACTTCGTGGACTTGGACCACGTTGGGATGCGTGATGGCAGCGGCGGCACGAGCCTCGGTTTGAAACCGCGCCGCGCTGGTTTCACTGGTCACCCGCGAAGCATGCGGGACCTTGAGCGCCACCCAACGCGCCAGCCGCGCGTCGCGGGCACACCACACACTGCCCGTCGCCCCGGTGCCGAGCCGTTTGCGGATTTCAAATCGCCCCAGCCAGACCTTGTCGCGATCCAGCGCCGCCAACTCGGCCAAGCGGCTTGACGTCGGCAAACGACGACTGTTCAGCTCGCTGGCGGGAACCTTGACCGTCTGATCGCGGGTCTCTTCGGCGTCGCGGTAGGCCGCGTCGATGGCGTCCAGTTCCTGGGTCAACTGAGTCCGCCAGTCTTTCGGTACCCCGGCCAGAAACGGTGCCCGTTCGACCTCGCCTTCCTGAAGCGACGCTTCGTAGGCATCGCACAACCGATCGATCGTGATCCACTTCTCGCGCGAGTCCTCGGCCGAACCCCCGTGCGGATCAGGTTGGTCGGTGTTCATCGGAGTTCTCCAAGATCGGACTCCACAAGCGACGGATCAAATTCAGTTTTCGCTCCACCGTCCGCGTGGCGCAGCCGAGTTGCTCCGCGATCTCCTCGTTCGTAAACCCGTGCAGCTTCAAGGACACGATCCCACGCAACGTCGCTTCGGAAAGCTGCTCCAGAAACCGCTCGATCGCTTCGTTCGACGCCGCCTGTTCGGCACCCGAGCGTTGGTTCCGGTCGCGGACCGAGTCGAGCGGATAGTCTTCACGCTTGCGCCCCGCACGTTGTGAAGCGAATTCAATTCTCGAGGAACTCGGTTTGGGCCCATCGCCGATCAACAATCGATTGCGTCCGCTCGCCGTCGCGCCCTGCCGGGGCACACCCGAGTGGTACGAACCCGATCGGGGCTCGAGCCGATTCAGGCGGGTTGATGGGGTCGCGTCGCCATTGCCCGAGACGTCATTGACCGAGTCATCCTTTCCCGACTCGCCGGGTGGCGGTTCGGCGGGTCGGCGGCCGCCTTCACCGCCGCGGCACAGCGCGTTGTCGTAACGCACCGAATCGATCGCCTTGTTTCGCGTCAGTCGCGCCAAGATCGCCCAAGCCTGTCCGCCGGTGACGAGCGCGTCCAGCTGGCCCGTCTCGATCCGATCAAAAAAACTTCGGAAGGCGCTCTGGGCAACGTCTTCCTCGTCAGCCAAACCGCCGCCGGGGGTCAGCCGTGTCCGTGCGACACGCTCGACCTGGCCGCGGTAACAACGATACAGTTTTGCAGCGGCGGACTGGCGTTCTTCATCGGTGCCCGCCTGACGCAGCTGATTCAGGATCAGGGTGATTGAGCTTTCTGACATAAGCATCGAGGCGGGGAGGGGGTGAAAAGCAACGTCTCAAAACGTCGAGCCGCCTATCTCCATTGAGCCACAGTCTGACATATGTTGGACCGTCTTGTCAAAGTTCATCTCCGACATTCGAGCGATTTGCCGGCCCCCCAACGAGATTTTCGAAGGGCTGCCACTGAACCAGCGCCGGCGAATGCGACCCCGTGACCCCGACCGCAGCGGAGGCGATGAACCCTTCTCTTGGTGTCGAGCAGACGAAACTCCATTGCTTTTCCAGGTCCAATCCCGCGGCCAGGAATCGAATGACGGGGCGCTCGGAATCAATTTGCTCAAACGCGAAATCGGCCAGTGGCGTGTGCAACCCGGTCCCGATGGCCTTGATGAAGGCCTCCTTGAGCGTCCAGATCCTCAGGAAAAAGTACTGCTGGCGGGCGAGCGGCTGGCGACGCAAAAAACGCACTTCCGGCTCAGCGAAGTACCGTTCGGCCAGTTCGGTCGAGGTCCGGCGGTGAATCGATTCCACATCCACGCCGACCAAATCGACGTGCGGATCGGCAACGCCGCATAACACCAGACCGTCGGTGTGGGCGATATTGAACGGCTGGATGGCTTCGTCGGGCGTCACGACCTGCGGTTTGCCGTGTCGGCCGGTGCCGAAGCGAATCGCCTCGGGCGCGACGTTGCGGTCGGCCAGTAGACGCCGCGCCATCGCCCGACCGACGACGTGTTGATTGCGCGTGGTGGTGCGTTGAAAACGATCGGCGTGGATCAATTCCTCCTCCGCCAGCCATCGTTCACAGCGACGTTCGAATTCGCCGC
Encoded here:
- a CDS encoding PSD1 and planctomycete cytochrome C domain-containing protein, with translation MHRYQIAAISVLAASVLAVHAFMAASVSHAADGPIRFNRDVRSILSDKCFACHGPDAQTVEGGLRLDLPEEATDASGGAIVPGAPDESEVVRRIFSADDDEVMPPPSSHKSLTDAERDVLVRWIAEGAPYEAHWAYEPMHAIESVSQVTPGHATQLIDQVIATRLADDGIQPTEPADRVTLIRRLSFDLTGMPPTAEEVQAFVNDQSTDAYADLVDRLLNSPRFGERMAIYWLDLVRYADTVGYHGDQNVSQSPYRDYVINAFNDNLPYDRFVREQLAGDLLPDATLDQQVASGYNRLNQTTEEGGSQAKEYLAIYFADRVRNVSQVFMGATMGCAQCHDHKYDPYTTRDFYSLGAFFADLDERGVYGARSRPPMIRVPGDRLQAELADMDRQIEVLRAEINPLRQSLIAAQDQWEADVIDRIDDRQETETIWIDDALALSANQSGDWQFVARDKAPVHRGDTSRKQQSKGLTQHLFDNAKQPFVVTKDARFYCWVHLDPQNPPAAIMLQLNDGDWTHRKVWGSDDISYGRQQESYAGYRRGGDLPATGQWVRLEATAEEVGLGEGAKVNGMAFTQFGGLVHWDDCGVITAGGIPAEVAEALRLDPGQRSDQQRQAITDHYVAESEEMISLQNQIRQLETRRKAKYETAPETVVSRSVSPRTIRILPRGNWMDDSGDVVTPAIPAFLGTLDSGDARPTRLDLANWLCRDDNPLTARTMVNRLWSLLFGRGICASVDDFGGQGTYPSYPDLLDALAIDFIQSGWDVKHVMRSIANSQAYRRSSTPTAELSQRDPYNDLFARQGRFTVDAEVVRDGALAISGLLVESIGGPSVRPYQPAGYYAQLNFPRRNYVADEGSNQYRRGLYTHWQRTFLHPMLKAFDAPSREECTAQRARSNTPLQALVLLNDPTFVEAARVFAERIMREGGQDVDQRLQWAYRNAVSRAAPAEIVEPLAAVFRDHLDHYRANVDDAGKLIAHGEAPVPSDLDVAELAAWTSVARVILNLHETITRY
- a CDS encoding DUF1501 domain-containing protein, which translates into the protein MNPESNSLHRRLARRTFLRRTGIGSVALASLLKSDLAGAVSASAAASSGASAFEGILARPHHAPRVKRVIHLCMAGGPSHLETFDYKPVLAEMDGKPMPDSITAGQPIAQLQGKELKVMGPQHKFIARGESGLMISDVFKHIGGLADEMCVIKSMHTEQINHDPAHTFFNTGTAISGRPSMGSWVLYGLGSETENLPGFIVLTSEGGGQSQPISSRQWHSGFLPSRYQGVQMHASGNPVHYVGNPAGVSRDQQRDIVDAVSRINQIRNDELNDPEIATRLAGYEMAFRMQASVPELTDMSGETQQVIDQYGCTPGDGSFASNCLLARRLAERGVRFIQLYHRGWDHHGGVKAGVAKTAGLVDRGTAALVWDLKQRGMLDETLIVWGGEFGRTPMAQGSGRDHHIKGFSMWLAGGGVRGGTSYGATDEFGYNAVENKVHVRDFHATMLHLLGIDHMRLSFKFQGLDFRLTGVEEAHVVRELLA